The following proteins come from a genomic window of Diorhabda sublineata isolate icDioSubl1.1 chromosome 7, icDioSubl1.1, whole genome shotgun sequence:
- the LOC130446320 gene encoding zinc finger protein swm isoform X4, producing the protein MIVDQIDAFKTWLTAVLRPICEADPAALAKYVIALIKKDKSEDELRKSMIGQLDVFLEGETGPFVDLVFQTLATKDYINSPVIPNTNPPNPNIKTISKEPIKESKVIIPPSELPNLNETVNGNAKKDLEFRREREIKKNSDAEREDRPIRRRSPIRHRSLSRNRTRSRSRSWDRAKKSRSREKSRERIEQHRIDREKRERPRAWRNKSPPRRYDRRRLSRTPSPIRARSRSRSPRHSHRNRYRNNRTSISRSRSRSLEKKDRRDSAKDKDCGSRPATPSQEILDTDMRNSQNVPSIVVATPGKKRCRDFDEKGYCMRGEMCPFDHGIDPVVLEDTALTRVLTYNPNGTPPVVPSGIVPNPILNAPGHPMMNQRMPLRADNPYNPQAPHMWRDGRFRGPRPMGMRVPPMGPFIPQPNHNRELIPVPVMDNKQTDTYNPMYNHPPNFVTNVDHENMYKKKIFDFNRLGPRNKNPQNCSLELKKVPQGLNSITHLNNHFGKFGKIVNIQVQYEGDPEAALITFSSHAEANAAYRSTEAVLNNRFIKVFWHNVQPAVPGAAGTGEVQPKADETQPPQGPEEEKKTITKEESKQQATEAIKKNQELIATQVKVKKNQDVQRKQVLKIQSDLRKKKQELLDKQLAQQKILIEKLEKLPAGPQRDVVKETIKKSQEAIEEIKKDLEAATLAIKNTTPVKKTKEETQKELLDTELDLITKQQEGADTSEIQKKLLELKARVANAKPLRGRGIGRRYAPIVSRHLLSKNNLKPKPVRSINRTPSTTSLTATAPAVTTAFQKHTVDHRPTRLLISGYETDEQDSVLSHFQQYGEIVDYEVDSSLPSITLNYKTRKDAEMALLKGKNFQDRTLSITWSSNKQLTRQKSSGSITRKVLLSETDEDQLIDSSLLDGEEELGPEISEEALLQDDDDEDEEDRSWRR; encoded by the exons ATGATCGTAGATCAAATAGACGCCTTTAAGACATGGTTAACAGCTGTTCTGAGGCCTAT TTGTGAAGCTGATCCAGCTGCATTAGCCAAATATGTTATAGCCTTGATAAAGAAAGATAAATCTGAAGATGAGCTCCGAAAAAGTATGATTGGACAATTGGATGTTTTCCTAGAAGGAG agaCTGGACCATTTGTTGATTTAGTGTtccaaacattagccacaaaagaTTATATAAATTCTCCAGTGATACCAAATACCAATCCGCCTAATCCAAACATTAAAACTATCAGCAAGGAACCAATCAAGGAATCAAAAGTAATAATACCCCCAAGTGAATTACCTAACTTGAATGAAACTGTTAATGGAAATGCAAAAAAAGATTTGGAATTTAGAAGGGAAagagaaattaagaaaaattcagATGCT gaaCGGGAAGATCGTCCAATTCGTAGAAGATCTCCAATTAGACATCGTTCTCTTTCAAGAAATCGAACTCGGTCTCGATCTAGATCTTGGGACCGAGCTAAGAAATCTCGATCCAGAGAAAAATCCCGAGAACGTATAGAACAACACAGGATAGATAGGGAAAAAAGAGAAAGGCCAAGAGCATGGAGAAATAAATCACCTCCAAGGAGGTACGATAGGAGAAGATTGTCTAGAACGCCATCACCCATAAGAGCGAGGTCGAGATCAAGGAGTCCTCGACATTCACACAGGAATAG ATATAGAAATAATAGAACTTCAATTAGCCGAAGTAGATCAAGATCGTTAGAAAAGAAGGATCGTAGAGATTCGGCCAAGGACAAAGACTGTGGATCTAGACCCGCAACTCCGTCACAAGAAATATTGGATACTGATATGAGAAATTCTCAGAATGTACCTAGCATTGTTGTAGCTACACCTGGGAAAAAGAGATGTAgggattttgatgaaaaag GGTATTGTATGCGCGGTGAAATGTGTCCATTTGATCATGGAATTGATCCTGTAGTACTAGAAGATACTGCTTTAACAAGAGTTTTAACCTACAATCCCAATGGTACACCACCTGTTGTACCATCTGGAATTGTACCAAATCCAATTCTCAATGCTCCAGGTCATCCTATGATGAATCAGAGGATGCCTTTGAGGGCTGACAATCCATATAACCCTCAAGCTCCGCATATGTGGAGGGATGGAAGGTTTAGAGGACCCCGACCTATGGGCATGAGa GTTCCACCAATGGGTCCTTTCATTCCTCAACCAAATCACAACCGTGAATTGATACCAGTACCTGTGATGGATAACAAACAAACAGATACTTACAATCCTATGTATAATCATCCTCCGAATTTTGTTACTAATGTAGATCATGAAAATATGTACaagaaaaagatatttgatttcaatcgCCTAGGTCCAAGAAATAAAAATCCGCAAAATTGTTCTTTAGAATTGAAGAAAGTGCCGCAAGGATTAAATAGTATAACACATCTCAATAATCATTTTGGGaagtttggaaaaattgtaaatatacaG GTGCAGTATGAAGGTGATCCGGAAGCAGCTCTTATAACTTTTTCTAGTCATGCTGAAGCAAATGCTGCATACCGTAGTACTGAGGCAGTTCTCAATAATCGTTTTATTAAGGTGTTTTGGCATAACGTCCAACCGGCGGTTCCGGGAGCAGCGGGAACAGGTGAAG TTCAACCCAAAGCTGATGAAACTCAACCCCCACAAGGGCctgaagaagaaaagaaaactattaCTAAAGAAGAGAGTAAACAACAAGCTACTGAAGCTATTAAGAAAAATCAGGAATTGATTGCAACCCAAGTGAAAGTTAAGAAAAACCAAGATGTCCAAAGAAAACAAGTATTAAAGATACAGAGTGACTTGAGAAAAAAGAAACAGGAGTTGCTGGATAAGCAATTGGCACAGCAGAAGATtctaatagaaaaattggagaaac TTCCTGCTGGTCCACAACGTGACGTTGTtaaagaaactattaaaaaatctcAAGAAGCTATAgaggaaattaaaaaagatCTGGAAGCAGCTACACTTGCTATCAAAAATACCACGCCAGTAAAGAAGACCAAAGAGGAAACTCAAAAAGAGCTGTTAGATACAGAATTGGATTTGATAACAAAGCAACAAGAAGGAGCGGATACTTCAgaaattcaaaagaaattattgGAACTTAAAGCCCGTGTGGCTAATGCCAAACCATTGAGAGGGAGAGGTATTGGCAGAAGATATGCTCCTATAGTTAGCAGGCAccttttgtcaaaaaataacttga aaccTAAACCAGTGCGTAGCATAAATCGTACTCCTTCGACAACATCTCTGACGGCTACGGCACCTGCTGTTACTACTGCTTTCCAAAAACATACTGTAGATCATCGACCTACAAGACTTCTTATATCAGGATATGAGACCGATGAACAAGATAGTGTGTTAAGTCATTTCcag CAATATGGAGAAATTGTGGATTATGAGGTAGATTCTTCTCTACCAAGTATAActttgaattataaaacaagaaaagatGCAGAAATGGCACTGCTGAAAGGGAAGAATTTCCAG GATCGAACTTTATCAATAACTTGGAGTAGCAACAAGCAGTTGACCAGACAGAAAAGTAGTGGCTCCATTACCCGTAAAGTACTTTTGTCAGAGACTGACGAAGATCAATTAATAGATTCTAGTCTTCTTGATGGGGAGGAAGAG TTGGGTCCGGAGATTTCCGAAGAAGCTCTTTTACAAGATGACGATGATGAGGATGAAGAAGACAGATCATGGAGACGATAG